One Salvia miltiorrhiza cultivar Shanhuang (shh) chromosome 6, IMPLAD_Smil_shh, whole genome shotgun sequence genomic window, CTCCTTGGCCAATTCAAGTCCAGCCAGCATTGCCTCATACTCCGCCTCGTTGTTGGTTGCCTTGAATTGACACCGAATTGATTGTTCGACCATGTCGCCCTGAGGTGAAATAAGGACCAGGCCAAGTCCACTTCCCCTCATATTGCTGGACCCGTCAACATAAAGTTTCCAAATCCCCATTTGATCGGGTTCTTCGGTCATGCAACATAGTTCCTTGTCGGCCTGCATGGTAAGGTTAGGAGTAAAATCAACAATGAAATCTGCTAGTACCTGAGACTTGAGGGCCATTCGGGGCTTGAAGGTAATGTCGTATTCGCTTAGTTCTACTGCCCATTTGGTCAATCGACCCGATAGCTCCGGCTTGTGGAATATGGCTTTGAGGGGGTATGTGGTCACCACAGAGATCGGGTGACATTGGAAGTAGGGTCGAAGTTTTCTTGCTGCGTGGACCAATGCGAGAGCTAGCTTCTCAAGTTGGCTGTATCGGGTCTCCGCATCTAGGAGGGACTTGCTCACATAGTATATCGGTGCTTGCCTTCCTTCGTCCTCCTTGACCAACACGGCACTGACAGCAGTCTCGGACACGGCTAAATAGACCAATAGGACTTCATGGTCTTTTGATTTGGCCAGAAGGGGCGGGTTGGTCAGGTATTGCTTGAGTTGTTGTAATGTTTCCTCACACTCCTCTGTCCACTCAAAGGTTTTTGATTTCCTAAGAGTGTTGAAGAATGGGTGACACCGCTCTGAGGATTTTGAGATGAATCGGCCCAATGCGGCTATCCTCCCGGTTAACTTTTGTACGTCCTTGACGCATGTTGGGGATTGAATCTTCATGATGGAGTCGATTTGGGCCGGGTTGGCCTCTATGCCTCTTTGGGTGACCATATAACCTAAAAATTTTCCTGCATTAACACCAAAAGAACATTTAGCAGGGTTAAGTTTCATATTATACTCCCTGAGAATCTTGAAGGTTTGGTTGAGATGGTCGATGTGGTCCTTTGCTTGAATTGATTTGACGAGCATATCATCGATGTAGACCTCCATCGTCTTTCCTATCTGGTTCGCGAACATTTTGTTGACCAGGCGTTGATATGTTGCCCCTGCATTTTTCAACCCGAATGGCATAAAGATGTAGCAATAAAGGCCCATGTTGGTCATGAAGGCTGTCTTTTCCTCGTCATCAGGGTGCATTCGTATCTGGTGGTACCCTGAGTAAGCATCCATGAAGCTCAGGAGCTCATGGCCGGCGGTTGCGTCTACCAACATATCGATGTGGGGCAACGGAAATGAGTCCTTCGGGCATGCCTTGTTGAGGTCTGTAAAGTCGATGCAAACCCTCCACTtgtcattctttttctttactaCTACCACATTAGCGAGCCATTCGGGGTAATGGACCTCTCGGATCAATCTGTTCGTCAAGAGTTTTTGAACCTCTTCATTGATAATTTGATTTCTTTCAGGAGCAAATTTTCTTCGTCTTTGCTTTCTTGGTGGATAGCCCGGATCAACCTGTAGCCTGTGAACAATAACATTTGGGTCAATGCCCGTCATGTCCGCATGGGACCACGCAAAACAATCGTAGTGTTTAGATAAGAAATTGATAAGCTTCTCTCGGGAGTCGGGGTCAAGTTGTGCTCCAATCCGAACTTTGTGGTCCGGGTGGTCCATGTGGATTTGGACTTCATCTATCTCTATAGCTTCTTCCTCGATCAAACTACGTGGTCGTTTTGGGCGATCGGGTCGATCAGATTGATCTTCTATGATAGCTTTGCTGCTTTGATGACTTTGGGGCAGGCTGGTGGGCTGCGACCTGCCTTCGGGCTCATCTGTTCGTGCAGGTTCACATGATGGGGGTGGTTGATCCATCTTTGGGTGGGTCGAACCATTTTGCTTTAATTGCTATTGAGTGGTTTGCTTTGCCTTCATGGTCGTTTGGTAGCATGCTCTTGAATCTTTTTGCTCGCCCCTGATCTCCTTGATGCCCCATTTAGTTGGGAACCGGATGACTTGGTGGTAGGTAGATGGGACTGCTTCCATATCATGGATCCATGGTCGACCCAAAATGACGTTGAATGCGGAAGGGGTGTTGATCACTAAGAACTTGGTTGATTGATTCACCCCTTCGGCATAGACAGGAAGGTCAATCTCCCCCATCGTGGTCTTGGTCTCACCACTGAAGCCTATAAGGACCGCaaacttttttattattttggacTCGTTCAAGCCCATCTCCCTGAAAGCATCAAAAAACAAGATATTGGCAGAACTACCATTATCGATTAGAACACGCTTGGTCAAACAATTTGCAATAAGCATCATGATGAGGGTGAAGAAGCTTGTCTGATTCAGTTGTATGAAAACGGATTGTTTGGGTCGGAAGGGTTGAAGCGGTCTGGCAGGGCATGTTGGTTTCCGCCTTGTTAGACTTAGCCTGTCGAGTATGCTTCTTTGCTGCGGAGTGGGTGACCCTGCTTACTTCGGAGCCACCAGATATCACATTCACGGTTCTTTCATGAGATGGTGGGTTTGGCGGTGTAGCTTCTCTATGGTCATCATGTCTATCCCTTCCTTGTTGTAGGGTCTGCTTGCCCTTCTCGGTTAGGTAATCGGTGAGGTGGCCTTGTTTTAGTAGGTGAGCCACTTCCAATCTGAGG contains:
- the LOC130990489 gene encoding uncharacterized protein LOC130990489; translated protein: MQRVFPPSRPERDHRVDRRSGRDRRAEPYPPYRQSRGRDEYDRAPDTRPREKAKIPEYALSISPAEAVEALKNLDHGHRTEDCISLRLEVAHLLKQGHLTDYLTEKGKQTLQQGRDRHDDHREATPPNPPSHERTVNVISGGSEVSRVTHSAAKKHTRQAKSNKAETNMPCQTASTLPTQTIRFHTTESDKLLHPHHDAYCKLEMGLNESKIIKKFAVLIGFSGETKTTMGEIDLPVYAEGVNQSTKFLVINTPSAFNVILGRPWIHDMEAVPSTYHQVIRFPTKWGIKEIRGEQKDSRACYQTTMKAKQTTQ